The DNA region GTCTATGTTGACGCGGATGTCGTAATCGGGGACAGAGTGAAGATACAGAATGGCGTCTCGGTCTATCATGGCGTGACTATCGAGGATGATGTCTTCTGCGGACCACACATGACCTTCACCAACGACCTGTATCCCCGTGCCTTCGGAGACGCGTGGACGGTCTCGAAGACGCTGGTCAGGAGGGGTGCCTCAATAGGGGCGCACGCGACAATAGTGTGTAACACGACGCTGGGCGAGTATTGCATGATAGGTGCAGGTGCTGTCGTGACAAAAGACGTTCCTCCACACGCACTCGTGGTGGGAAACCCTGCGCATATCGTGGCGTTCGTCTGCAAGTGCGGTCAGCCTCTGAAGGAGGAGATGAAGCGCTCAGCCGAGTCGGTGCTGCTCAGGTGCAGCAAGTGTAAAGAGCAGATCACTATACCCATGGCCGACTACAAGAAGAAGGTCGGTTAGCACTCAAGTGTCGCAGCTCTACAAGAGGTTCGTCAACGAGAGAGTCCAGCCACTGGTCGGCAAGGTCAGACAGATAAGGAACTGCACGATAATCGCGCACATTGACCACGGCAAGACGACCCTGGCAGACTCGCTCATTGCCTCATCGGGTCTACTGTCTAAGGAGGTGGCTGCAACTGCTAGGCTTCTGGACAGCGACCAGATAGAGCAGCAGAGAGGCATCACCATAAAGGCTTCAGGTATATCATTGGTTCATACCAAAGGTGAAGCGGCACATCTTGTGCATCTCGTAGACACACCAGGGCATATCGACTTCTCGAGCCATGTCACCAGAGGTCTTCGGCTAACGGATGGGGCCATCGTTCTCGTCGACGTCATCGAGGGAATCATGGTGCAGACTGAGACCGTCACGAGGCAAGCGATGAAGGAGCTTGTGCGTCCAGTCCTGTTGGTCAACAAGGTTGACAGGCTGATCACTGAGAGAAGGCTCTCACCCACAAAGACTGCAGCAGAGATTAATCGGACGGTCAGGGAATTCAACACCATGCTTGGGAAGTACCTCTCCGACGACATCTTGGAGAAATGGGAGGTGTCCTTCAGGAGGCAGTCCCTTGCGGTTGGTTCTGCCCTAGACAAGTGGGCCATCGACATCCAATCACTGAAGAAGAGAACGGAGGGGAGCGAGGAGCCGTCACGACTGGCGGAGGCATTCATGGAGATCCTAGAGGAGATAACCCATGCGTACGGAGAGGGGAGGGAGAAGACTCT from Candidatus Thorarchaeota archaeon includes:
- a CDS encoding GTP-binding protein; this encodes MSQLYKRFVNERVQPLVGKVRQIRNCTIIAHIDHGKTTLADSLIASSGLLSKEVAATARLLDSDQIEQQRGITIKASGISLVHTKGEAAHLVHLVDTPGHIDFSSHVTRGLRLTDGAIVLVDVIEGIMVQTETVTRQAMKELVRPVLLVNKVDRLITERRLSPTKTAAEINRTVREFNTMLGKYLSDDILEKWEVSFRRQSLAVGSALDKWAIDIQSLKKRTEGSEEPSRLAEAFMEILEEITHAYGEGREKTLTTQYPIADAVLDAVIASVPSPDCAQAYRIPSFWTGETSSTSGRALLACDPSGPCILLVADVQPDIHANTAASV
- a CDS encoding N-acetyltransferase — encoded protein: MTDVSKVFIHPLAVVDEGAKIGDGTRIWHFAHVRGSAKIGTGCNIGKDVYVDADVVIGDRVKIQNGVSVYHGVTIEDDVFCGPHMTFTNDLYPRAFGDAWTVSKTLVRRGASIGAHATIVCNTTLGEYCMIGAGAVVTKDVPPHALVVGNPAHIVAFVCKCGQPLKEEMKRSAESVLLRCSKCKEQITIPMADYKKKVG